The region CGCCGACAGCCTGCAGGAGGCGCTGCCGGACCTCAGTGACCGGCCGGCGCCCTCTGACCCCCAGGCTGAGCTGCAGTTTTACCTGGTGGTGGCCTTGGCCTTGATCTCGGTGCTCTTCCTCCTCGCGGTGATTCTGGCGGTCGTCCTAAGTTTGCGACGCTCCTCCAACCCTGCCACCTGGAGTTGCTTTCAAACTAGTTTTTGCTCCAAAACTGGACCTGGAGTCCTCCCCAACTATGGGGAAGGGACTTTACCTTATTCCTACAATCTGTGTGCTGCCACACATTCCTCAAAGACTGAGTTTAAATTTCTCAATATAAAGCCTGAAAATGCTCCACCACAAGACCTTCTATGTAATGAAGCCATTTGTCTTGAAAGTACTAGTAATGACAATCCCCAAGTGACTTCTAATTCAGTCAATTTGCAACAGGTGAGTTACTTCAAAACCTTTTCCTCCCATAAATATTATTAGGTTTCAGATCATTATTTTAGAAGTTAAAAGTATGCAGGCTAACTCTGGCAGTTTTTggtgttttattgattttttttttttggacatagAATGGGGATGAGAGGGGGTCTTAGAAATTCTTTGATCACGTATCTGTGTTACAATAGTTCTTTCATAGAATGTCACTTAGTAATAGTCTTAAAATTTCTATTAATTCTAAAACAGTATGTCctgaaacatttttaatattctagTATCTTACATTCTCACTGTAAGACATTTGCATCTATCTAGACAATTAAGTGGTTTACATAATTCAGTGTAGTCAGTCCTAAACACtatgtgttatatataatataaatataagaatACTTTTTAACTGTATCCTacatattttcactttcattgcatTTTCTTTAAAGTATACACAAATATTGGCTAAATAGTGCAGTTCTTAATAAAACAGTTAATAAAAATAGGTAATAACATCTAAAAATGACAACTCCTGTAACGTAGTGGTGGATTGGTTCTAAACATGTTCGTGGTTGTTGGTGCCCTTATTGAAAATTAGACAAATATAAACGATGGTGGAGTGTGGAGTTCAAAATTTACGGAAAAGTGTAAAAGTATTTGTGTTCTCCAAGACCCTAAGGGATGTCACAAAAATAAGCAATCATTCCAAGGAACATTTAAATTTTCAgaatatgacattttatttttccaaatgcttTTCATTCTTGGGGAGAGAAATATTGAGTATCATCTATGCATATTTAGCAGAAATAAGACCCTATGTATTGATGGTTTCCACAGAACGGTGCAGTATTAAGTTAGGACTCTAAGCGTCGCTGTTCACTAACCCGGGTAAGGAGAGCAGTGAGAACTCGAGTTATATCCTCAAAGCACAAAGCAGATTATACAGGAAAAGCTCTGCCGCTGCGCAGAAAGCCTTCCCTAAATCGATTCGCATCTGATCACTGCCTGTTTATTGGCCTTGACCGCCAATTCTGAGACGCTCCAGACTGATGCGAACGTGTTCCGCCTGCTCATAatcccagggaagtccagaacgAGCCAGTAATGGCGGTTCTGCAAAGCCGCTGGCATTATTGCGGGTTGATCCTGCTCTTCGTACTCCTGGGGACGCTGTGGGAGGCCAGGGCCGGGCAGATCCATTACTCCATTCCTGAGGAGCTGGACAAAGGCTCCTTCGTGGGCAACATTGCCAGGGATCTCGGACTGGAGCCCCAGGAGCTGGCAGAGCGGGGAGTCCGCATCGTCTCCAGAGGTAGGACGCAGCTCTTTGCTCTGAACTCGCGAAGCGGCAGCTTGGTCACCGCGGGCAGGATAGATCGAGAGGAGATCTGCGCTCAGAGGGCTCGGTGTCTGGTGAATTTTAACATCCTTGTTGAGGATAAATTGAATCTTTTCCCCGTGGAAGTGGAAATAATGGACATTAATGACAATGCACCCCGATTCTTAAGGGAAGAATTGGAAGTAAAAATTACCGAAAACGCAGCCTTATCCTCTCGATTTCCACTAATGGAGGTCTATGACCCGGATGTGGGAGTGAACTCTCTCCAGGGCTGCAAGCTCAGCGAGAATAGTCACTTCTCCGTGGAAATGCCAGGTAAAGCTGATGGGCCCAAATACCCAGAGCTGGTGCTGGTGCGCGCGCTGGACCGGGAGGAACAGGCCATTCACCACCTGGTCTTTACCGCCTTCGATGGCGGTGACCCTGCCCGCTCCAGTGTGGCTGGAATCTTGGTAACTGTCCTAGATGCAAATGACAACGCCCCAGTCTTTACTCAGCCTGTGTATCGTGTGAGTGTCCCTGAAAATCTACCAGTAGGTACGCCGGTGTTGTCGGTAAATGCCACGGACCAGGATGAAGGAGTTCACGCGGAAGTAACATATTCTTTAGTGAGGATAACAGAAAAAATCTCAAAGACTTTCTGCCTGAATGTTTTGACAGGAGAGATATCAACTTCTGCAATTCTGGACTATGAAGACACCAGCTTTTATGAGCTGGATATTGAAGCGCGGGATCGCCCAGGTCTACAAGACAGAGCCAAAGTCTTAATTACTATCTTGGATGTGAATGACAATGTACCAGAAGTGGTAGTTACATCTGGAAGCAGATCAGTTGCTGAAAGTACACCACCAGGCACAGTGATCATTCTTTTTCAAGTATATGATCGAGACTCTGGACTGAATGGCCTGGTAACATGTTCTATCTCAGAAAGTTTGCCATTTGAACTGGAAAAATCAGTAGACAATTATTATCGACTAGTGACAAATACAGTTCTAGATCGAGAACAGGTATCCACATACAACATCACTGTGACAGCCACCGACAAAGGAATGCCGCCTCTGTCTACGGAAGTGTTCATCTCCCTAAATGTGGCAGACATCAATGATAACCCACCTGCTTTTCCCCATACCTCCTACTCTGTCTACATTCCAGAGAACAATCCCAGAGGTGCCTCCATTTTCTCAGTAACTGCACATGACCCTGACAATCGTGAGAATGCCCAGGTTACCTATTCCTTAGCTGAAGACACCATCCAGGGGATACCTCTGTCCTCCTACATCTCCATCAACTCTGACAGTGGCATCCTGTATGCATTGCACTCCTTCGACTATGAACAGTTCCGTGACCTGCAGTTGAGAGTGATTGCAAGTGACAGTGGGGACCCACCACTCAGCAGCAATGCGTCTCTGAGCATATTCGTGTTGGACCAGAATGACAACACCCCTGAGATTCTGTACCCTGCACTCCCTACTGACGGCTCTACTGGTGTGGAGCTGGCACCCCGCTCTGCAGAGCCTGGCTACCTGGTCACCAAGGTGGTGGCAGTGGACAGAGACTCAGGACAGAACGCCTGGCTGTCCTACCGCCTGCTCAAGGCCAGTGAGCCAGGGCTCTTCGCGGTGGGTCTGCACACGGGCGAGGTGCGCACAGCGCGGGCCCTGCTGGACAGAGATGCTCTCAAGCAGAGCCTGGTGGTGGTTGTCCAGGACCATGGGCAGCCCCCTCTCTCGGCCACTGTCACGCTCACGGTGGCTGTGGCTGACAGCATCCCAGATGTCCTGGCGGACCTGGGCAGCCTGGAGGTCCCGCACGACTCTGATGCTTCAGGCCTCACGCTGTACCTGGTGGTGGCGGTGGCcgcagtctcctctgtcttcctcgCGTTTGTCATCGTGCTACTGGCGCTCAGACTGCGGCATTGGCACCTGTCGCGTCTGCTCCAGACTTCCGAAAGCGGGTTGGCTGGCGTGCCGGCGTCTCAGTTTATGGGCGTGGACGGGGTGCGGGCTTTCCTGCAGACCTATTCGCACGAGGTCTCGCTCACCGCGGACTCGCGGGGGAGTCACGTGATCTTCCCGCAGCCGAACTATGCGGACACGCTCATCAGCCAGGAGAGCTGTGGGAAAAGCGAGCCTCTCTTGATTCAGGAAGATTTTTGTAAAGAGCACGACTCCGCTGTTCAGGTGAGATTAATTGCTTTTATTCTTATTTGAACAGTAAAAGTGAAAATTCTCTTGGTTCAGTGCCTGATATTCTTAGTCTTTTGCAGTAAATTATATAGTTTTGAGaaggtttttcttttatatcagTAGAGGTCTATTAAATCTTAGTTTTCGCAAATTTCACCCCAAAAATCTCAATAAAGTATGTCCTGAATTTCCTTTAACTTTTCTCCTCTTGGTAAGCTCTTTGTGCCATGGGTTGCTTTCCTCTTGCTTCTTAGTTATTGTTTTTCTATTACGTGGCATATCTGAGATTCTCTTTTATAATGTGAAAAACCTCAGAATTACGGCATCTGATaaggaagatcttttttcttcccagtgttaactaaaataagtattttctaaaatgatgGAATCTATGAGAGATATTTTCCCTCTTAACTAATTAGGAAtcaaaaatgattttataataaataagagTAATTAATATATGAAGACTTGAATAATATTCCTAGAACTATCTGTTATTCTTTTCAGGACAATCACAATACTTATAGCTTTCACgttaaattttaagttaaaaagacTTGTCTTATCTACCTCACATAAActctgggaaaagaaaataattttattaaaaaacattcAAACTATAAAGTAGTACAGTGAGCAAGTATTTGTTTACATCACCATTATTATAATTTTGGATTGTTAACAAGTAAGTATAAGTACCTGATGCTGTATGCCCactacaatgatttttttttttgcagtctgcatgtttgataatattttaaaatgaatgtgaATTGTTAAATGTCGCAAGTAGTGTCCACTTACAAGATATATCTCTAAAAATAGAGGACTAGTGAATGAGTGAAGGATTAATAGTATTCAAATAAGAATTTAAATGATTTAGCATATTTAGTCCAGATAAAATAAAGCTTTTGTTACATGGGAACTCtattcaaatatttaaggaaggaaGAGATGTCACTTAAAAGAATGATTACTCAATTCATCATAGCGCAAAGGTGTGAATAAAACTGTCTTGATGAGTagaaaacagcaaagttctgagTTGTTAAACAGAAAATGAGTTGCCTTAGGAGCTAGAAGATTCTGTTACTGGTGCTTTTCAAAACTAAGTTGATGGTCCTGAGATTAATGGAATACAGGAGATAATATAATTTGATGAGTTGTTGAATTTCTAGCTAGCCAAGCTCTTTTCCAATCCTGAGCTTAGGGTTCTATTATTTGATAATACAATGGATTTGCCACTTGTGCATCTTGATTTGGTATGCACATGTAAAATAGACAATTCAGAAAATGCCTTGAAAATGAATGAGAACCTCATTTGTAACCTCAAATTGTCAGTATTTGTAAAGAAAGATAATACTGAGTTGATATCTTTAACTGCTAAGGATAGTTACCGCATGTTTTTCTAAATCACTGTTTACTTTCAGCAATTGCTATAGAATTATTTATTTCAAGGTTTCAAGTGTATATGACTAACCAAAATATTACAATCATACACATTTCAAATATAACTTTTGGACTACATTTGTGATATGATTCTTTAGTGGTTTAATCAGAATTTAATGGTAGGTAATTTTAAAGACTTCAATCCTGGGTATTGGTCATGGGAATCAGATGGGCTTTTATAGAAATATTAAGATTTGTTTCATGTACTCTGAGAGTGTGTTATTTTAGTATACTACCAACTCTGGATGATTAAACTAGTCTTATACATCCATTGTTAAAAGCAGAGCTCACTAGAGGTCTCATGGCTGTTAGACTGGTTTATTTTCTTATCTGCTGAGTAACTGAGATAGGCGGCtagttttctttattctcttaacTGAATTACCTGTGAGTATTTCATTTAATCAAATAAAATGTCTCACTGACAGAAAACCTATTAGATTCTACTCTCACAGTAGTCTTTCGTTCATGTGAACTGACCAAGTCTTAAATCCTGGCAATCATGGAATTTGCTAAGTTGTAACTGAGGCTCCTTTGACTTACATACTACAGGTCATTATTAATAAGATTAGAAGTCTGATAGTTTGAGCATATAATGAtttggaaccaccagggaaaaaaAGTCTACCAAAGTATTGGGCTGCTTTATTACCCAATTCTGATCAAATGTTTGGAATGGAGATCAAAGGGGAAAGAGTAAAATCTCTGAGAGGATCATTGGAAGAAATATACATCATTGCCTGGGGATGAATACCTAAACCGAACTCCAAACAAATGTTTCTTCAATagaaaaaaagtttcttaaagaaaagagaggacttccctggtggtgcagtggttaagaatccatctaccaacgcaggggacatgagttGGATCCCTAGTCctacaagatcccacatgctttgaggcaactaagcctgttgctccacaaccactgaagccctagagcctgtgctccaaacaagatgaagcccatgcaccgcaactagagagtggcccctgctcactgAAGCTAgaacccagcacagctaaaagtaaataatttaaaggaaaaaaaaaaggagcaaaagTAAATAACTTACTGCCTGGGAAGACAAATAAACTTTccataaattttttttatgtaaataaaaaacAACTCAACAACTCAACCCATGCAACAACTCAACCAATAATAACACACTCCCTTTAAAAGTACAACATTATTTCAATCTTATACagtaattttatgttatatttaaaCACCTTGGTGGTTGAGTAGAGatctttaatatttcattttatgttgtAGACTAACTTAAAAAACTTGATTATCTCCTTTATCTAGATTTTGTTTAGCTCCAAAGAAGGTACCCAGAAGTGTTAGGTTAatcaagagtttttaaaaatagtagaaTAAGAGACAAATATGAGATGATGCTATAAATTTTGAAGTATCAGATAGAAAAAAATCATGATGTTGGGAATCATAATATCTGTACATGAAAGTTTTGATTGAAAATGTCTGCAAGTACTCATGTCTTTAATGACCATATACTTACACCAACAAGAAATTCAAGATTGCTACTGAACAAATAGTTTTAAATTCCTATTTATGTAGTTAATCTGCAGTACTCATATTGTTTCCCTTGAACAAAAAGTAAGATCTTTCAtctacttgaaagtgaaagtgaagttgctcagttgtgtcccactctttttgaccccatggactgtagcctaccaggctcctccgtccatgagattttccaggcaggagtactggagtgggctgccatttccttctccaggggatcttcccatcccagggatcaaacccgtgtctcctgcactgcacaccgatgctttgctgtctgagccacataGTGAAAGCAAATATGATATGAATTATTTTGATAGATTGAATTGGCATTTCATTCAAAGTATTCCCTGTATTTTGTAGTAATGCCATCAAAGACCAGAAATAGATTAGTTAGTTGCAAACTTGTCACCAACTGAGCTAAGTTTTTATAGTATTACTTCTAGTTCTCCCTTCTTGTGCTGCTAGTTACTCCCCAgggcttaaaatattttataaagcaagGCTATTTCTTACCAGGTCTTCATTTCAAAACAGGCCACTCTCTTCTGCAACTATGTgaaagaaattttgttttatttatgccaGCAGAGAGTAACCTCAGATCCATCAACAATTGAGTTTTACTTCATTAATAGCAGTGGAGCAATGAGTACCTCTAAAGATCTGCTCAGGATAGTCCAGCATGTATGCTCAAAGGTTGTTCAGAGACCCATCTTTTCTCAAGTATAGGGTATGATGATTATTTAAATTGCGTAATTAAAAGAAGCAGTGACACCAACACTTATGAATCCACAGCCAGTGGAATCTGCAAATTTCTGTCTTCTCTACAAAATGAGTTGCATCTATAGCTGATTGTAGCTGCTTGGCTTCTCACCTATCTCTAACGGCACTCTTTGAGCATAAAGCATCAGTCAAGGCCAACAATgattccctttttttcttcttaagagaTTTGGAGTGTGGATATTTCTATTCCTACATTGGTTCTATGATTATGTAGTCAAGGATAAAGCAATTccctctcattttaaaatttattaaaataaaggaatttaACTAAACAGTCTCTAagaattcattcaataaaaagtTATTACATTACTCCTctgtatataaaagataaaatgccTTATTACATAGTTGTGTCTCGGACATAGAATATGTTCAGTATTattgaattaatttaaatatgcTGATATAAATGTTTCTACATAATATCTTACATATACAGACACCTTTTAAAAGTAAATCATACTTGTTTTATTTGCATGACTGATTTTTATCTATGTGAACTGAAGTGTGAGGCAGTATCTAAGAATCATTTCAAAGTTGCAATGCAGAGCagagaatttaaaagaattatctGGGATTAATAAACACCCATCCATGAACATTGTTACATTAAGTTacagtttcttaaaatttattttaaatgatatagCAGAGATGCATGaattgaagaaatgaaagaatttcaAAGGATAAAACAACTTAATGAAAAATCAGTTATTTTGCTTCTGTATGGTGCAGTAACTTAGTAAGGACTCTGAGCGCCGCTGTTCACCAACCAGGGGGAAAGTGGTTCACAAGATCCGCCGGAACCACTGAGCTTTTACAGCACAAAGAAACGCCAGACTGAGATAAACTCTTCCAAGCTGCACTAAATTCAGTCCTGTATACCACTGGATTCTGGGCTTCTTTTCCGAATACACAGGGCTTCACGCAGACGTCCTGGCATCCAGAAATAGAACAGGAGATGGGCCAGTGTCTAAAGATCAGCAGGACAAGAATGGCGGCTCGGCAGAGGGGCGGGGACTACAGAGCATTCATCCTGCTCTTCATcctcctggggacccagagtGAAGTCTGGGCAGGACAGATTCTCTACTCCGTGCCTGAGGAGACAGAGACGGGGTCTTTTGTCGGTAATATCGCCAAGGATCTGGGACTGGAGCCCAAGGACCTGGCGGAGCGCGGGGTCCGCATCGTCTCCAAAGGTAGGACGCAGCTCTTTGCACTGAACCCGCGAAGCGGCAGCTTGGTCACCGCGGGCAGGATAGACCGGGAGGAGCTCTGCGCCCAGAGCGCGCGATGTCTGGTGAACTTTAACATCCTGGTGGAAGATAAAATGAATCTTTATCGTATAGAAGTGGAAATCATGGATATTAATGACAACGCTCCTAAATTCTTGACGgaagaaataaatgtgaaaataatggAGAATACAGCTCCTGGGGTGCGATTTCCGTTAAATGAGGCTAGGGATCCGGATGTGGGCACGAACTCTCTCCAGAGCTACCACCTCAGCCCCAACCGCCACTTCTCCCTGGTTGTGCACACCGGAGAGGATGGAACCAAATATCCGGAATTAGTGCTGGAGCAGGTACTGGACCGGGAAGAAGTGGCAACTCACCACCTCCTCCTCACAGCCTCTGACGGCGGTGACCCACCACGATCCGGAACCGCCCGTGTCCACGTAACAGCGGTGGACGTGAATGATCATGCGCCAATCTTCTCTTTGCCCCAGTACCAAATAACCGTCCCTGAGAACGTGCCAGTGGGCACAAGACTGCTCACGGTAAGTGCGATAGATCTGGATGAGGGAGTGAACGGGGAAGTGACATACTCTTTCCCGAAAATAACTCCAAAAATTCTACAGATATTCCAGCTGAACTCTCACACAGGAGAATTATCAACTCTAGATTGCCTAGA is a window of Muntiacus reevesi chromosome 1, mMunRee1.1, whole genome shotgun sequence DNA encoding:
- the LOC136156218 gene encoding protocadherin gamma-A6 isoform X25 yields the protein MAVLQSRWHYCGLILLFVLLGTLWEARAGQIHYSIPEELDKGSFVGNIARDLGLEPQELAERGVRIVSRGRTQLFALNSRSGSLVTAGRIDREEICAQRARCLVNFNILVEDKLNLFPVEVEIMDINDNAPRFLREELEVKITENAALSSRFPLMEVYDPDVGVNSLQGCKLSENSHFSVEMPGKADGPKYPELVLVRALDREEQAIHHLVFTAFDGGDPARSSVAGILVTVLDANDNAPVFTQPVYRVSVPENLPVGTPVLSVNATDQDEGVHAEVTYSLVRITEKISKTFCLNVLTGEISTSAILDYEDTSFYELDIEARDRPGLQDRAKVLITILDVNDNVPEVVVTSGSRSVAESTPPGTVIILFQVYDRDSGLNGLVTCSISESLPFELEKSVDNYYRLVTNTVLDREQVSTYNITVTATDKGMPPLSTEVFISLNVADINDNPPAFPHTSYSVYIPENNPRGASIFSVTAHDPDNRENAQVTYSLAEDTIQGIPLSSYISINSDSGILYALHSFDYEQFRDLQLRVIASDSGDPPLSSNASLSIFVLDQNDNTPEILYPALPTDGSTGVELAPRSAEPGYLVTKVVAVDRDSGQNAWLSYRLLKASEPGLFAVGLHTGEVRTARALLDRDALKQSLVVVVQDHGQPPLSATVTLTVAVADSIPDVLADLGSLEVPHDSDASGLTLYLVVAVAAVSSVFLAFVIVLLALRLRHWHLSRLLQTSESGLAGVPASQFMGVDGVRAFLQTYSHEVSLTADSRGSHVIFPQPNYADTLISQESCGKSEPLLIQEDFCKEHDSAVQQRCMN
- the LOC136156218 gene encoding protocadherin gamma-A6 isoform X15 is translated as MAVLQSRWHYCGLILLFVLLGTLWEARAGQIHYSIPEELDKGSFVGNIARDLGLEPQELAERGVRIVSRGRTQLFALNSRSGSLVTAGRIDREEICAQRARCLVNFNILVEDKLNLFPVEVEIMDINDNAPRFLREELEVKITENAALSSRFPLMEVYDPDVGVNSLQGCKLSENSHFSVEMPGKADGPKYPELVLVRALDREEQAIHHLVFTAFDGGDPARSSVAGILVTVLDANDNAPVFTQPVYRVSVPENLPVGTPVLSVNATDQDEGVHAEVTYSLVRITEKISKTFCLNVLTGEISTSAILDYEDTSFYELDIEARDRPGLQDRAKVLITILDVNDNVPEVVVTSGSRSVAESTPPGTVIILFQVYDRDSGLNGLVTCSISESLPFELEKSVDNYYRLVTNTVLDREQVSTYNITVTATDKGMPPLSTEVFISLNVADINDNPPAFPHTSYSVYIPENNPRGASIFSVTAHDPDNRENAQVTYSLAEDTIQGIPLSSYISINSDSGILYALHSFDYEQFRDLQLRVIASDSGDPPLSSNASLSIFVLDQNDNTPEILYPALPTDGSTGVELAPRSAEPGYLVTKVVAVDRDSGQNAWLSYRLLKASEPGLFAVGLHTGEVRTARALLDRDALKQSLVVVVQDHGQPPLSATVTLTVAVADSIPDVLADLGSLEVPHDSDASGLTLYLVVAVAAVSSVFLAFVIVLLALRLRHWHLSRLLQTSESGLAGVPASQFMGVDGVRAFLQTYSHEVSLTADSRGSHVIFPQPNYADTLISQESCGKSEPLLIQEDFCKEHDSAVQQAPPNTDWRFSQAQRPGTSGSQNGDETGTWPNNQFDTEMLQAMILASASEAADGSSTLGGGAGTMGLSARYGPQFTLQHVPDYRQNVYIPGSNATLTNAAGKRDGKAPAGGNGNKKKSGKKEKK